One Halococcus salifodinae DSM 8989 genomic window, TGGATGGGGAAATCCTCGATGAAACCGACATCACGTACCTTCCACCGACGACCGACCAGAACACTGTCTTCTGCGCGGGACTCAACTACGAAGCTCATGCGGTCGAATCGGATATTGCGGTCCCCGAGCGACCACTGATATTCATGAAACTCCCGCGGACGCTCGTCGGCCACGAAGCGCCCATCGCCTACCACACCCAAGTCACCGACGAGATTGATTACGAAGCCGAGTTGGCAGCTGTCATCGGCGAACCCGCACGCCATGTCTCGACGGAAGATGCCCTCGATCACGTCGCTGGCTACACCCTCCTCAACGACACGTCGGCACGCGATCTCCAGCTCTCGCTCCAAGTGGGCGACGACGACATGATGGATTGGTTCTCCGGCAAGACAATGCAGGCAACCACGCCGGTGGGTCCGTACGTGGTTGCCAACGAGATCAGCGATCCCCAAGATCTCGCCATCACGTCGCGGGTCAACGGTGAGACCATGCAGGACGATAGTACTGGGATGATGATCCGCTCGGTCGCCGAGTTGGTGTCGTTCGTCTCCTCGCGCGTCGAACTCGTTCCCGGTGATATCATCGCGACCGGAACTCCCGAGGGTGTAGGGACCTTTCAGAACATCCAGCTCCATCCCGACGACACTGTCGAGGTTGAGGTCGAAGGCATCGGCACCTTGGTCAACACCGTCGAAGAGACCGAGTAGGTCGGCTGTCCGTATCGCTGTCTTTTCGCTCCGGAGTCGTCGGAGAGGCGCTCAGGCAGACGAACTAGGATCGATGACTTCGAGTGGGTGGGTAGCGGGCCGCTCCAAGAGTGTATCGAGCTGATCGAGACAGGAGGTCCCGCTCGCAACCACGGTACGATCGGCGGCGTCCTGTGTGCGGAACTGCTCGGTCAACTGGCTACCGACCTCCATGCTCAA contains:
- a CDS encoding fumarylacetoacetate hydrolase family protein, with amino-acid sequence MRIGRIQIDGQTRIGAFTDDGIRDVTQGYNSFQDALSQPEAAADVDGEILDETDITYLPPTTDQNTVFCAGLNYEAHAVESDIAVPERPLIFMKLPRTLVGHEAPIAYHTQVTDEIDYEAELAAVIGEPARHVSTEDALDHVAGYTLLNDTSARDLQLSLQVGDDDMMDWFSGKTMQATTPVGPYVVANEISDPQDLAITSRVNGETMQDDSTGMMIRSVAELVSFVSSRVELVPGDIIATGTPEGVGTFQNIQLHPDDTVEVEVEGIGTLVNTVEETE